One genomic window of Indioceanicola profundi includes the following:
- a CDS encoding MarC family protein has product MEPWSEYSRFVIALFAILTPFAAIPIFLSLTEGRSEQERASTASSAVLTVAAVMLTSAFLGDLILKVLGTSLDSFRVGGGLVLLLISLSMLNAKVSPVQHTATEANEAEQKAAVGVVPLGIPLMAGPGSISAVIIQMQRGEGWEHAAMVVACILFVCMLLWISLRMAVPIGHRLGQTGLNIMNRLFGLLLAAVAVEIIATGLRALFPGWQT; this is encoded by the coding sequence ATGGAACCCTGGTCCGAATATTCCCGCTTCGTCATCGCGCTGTTCGCGATCCTGACGCCTTTCGCCGCCATCCCGATCTTCCTGTCCCTCACCGAGGGCCGGTCGGAGCAGGAGCGGGCGTCGACGGCCAGTTCGGCGGTGTTGACGGTGGCGGCGGTGATGCTGACCTCCGCCTTCCTGGGCGACCTGATCCTGAAGGTGCTGGGGACCAGCCTGGACAGCTTCCGGGTCGGCGGCGGGCTGGTGCTTCTGCTGATCTCGCTCAGCATGCTGAACGCCAAGGTCTCTCCCGTGCAGCACACCGCGACGGAGGCGAACGAGGCGGAGCAGAAGGCCGCCGTGGGCGTGGTGCCGCTGGGCATTCCGCTGATGGCCGGCCCCGGCTCCATCTCCGCCGTCATCATCCAGATGCAGCGCGGCGAGGGGTGGGAGCATGCGGCCATGGTGGTGGCCTGCATCCTGTTCGTCTGCATGCTGCTGTGGATCAGCCTGCGCATGGCGGTGCCGATCGGGCACCGGCTGGGCCAGACGGGCCTCAACATCATGAACCGGCTGTTCGGCCTGTTGCTGGCCGCGGTGGCGGTGGAGATCATCGCGACAGGCCTGCGCGCCCTGTTCCCCGGCTGGCAGACCTGA
- a CDS encoding lysine--tRNA ligase, giving the protein MSGDTDLALQAKAWPFEEARKLVARYAEKKPEKGYVLFETGYGPSGLPHMGTFGEVARTTMVRQAFQRMRPDLPTRLFAFSDDMDGFRKVPENVPNREMLAEHLHKPLTKVPDPFGKFESFGHHNNAMLRGFLDSFGFEYEFQSSTDWYTSGRFDQALLRVLERYDEIMAVMLPTLGEERQATYSPFLPVSPSTGRVLQVPILERNVDAGTIVFEDEDGRKVEAPVTGGHTKLQWKPDWAMRWFALGVDYEMAGKDLIPSVELGHKIVKILGGRPPEGFNYELFLDEKGQKISKSKGNGLTMEEWLRYAPPESLSLYMFNKPRAAKKLYFDVIPRAVDDYLTFISKFDALDPAQKMETPVWHIHNGSIPNDVKGTAGLTFGLLLNLAGAANAENAEVMWGFIRRYAPGASPETAPFLDRLVGYAVTYYQDFVKPTKRFRAPSEQERAALEDLRAVLAGLSAEAGAEEIQNQVFEVGKRHGFTELRAWFQALYEVLLGQTSGPRMGSFVQLYGVQETIALIDTALKPGGAEGGLG; this is encoded by the coding sequence ATGTCCGGCGATACTGACCTGGCGTTGCAGGCGAAGGCGTGGCCGTTCGAGGAGGCGCGCAAGCTGGTTGCCCGGTACGCCGAGAAGAAACCGGAAAAGGGCTATGTGCTGTTCGAGACCGGCTACGGCCCGTCCGGACTGCCGCATATGGGCACCTTCGGGGAGGTGGCGCGCACCACCATGGTGCGGCAGGCGTTCCAGCGCATGCGCCCGGACCTGCCCACCCGCCTGTTCGCCTTCAGCGACGACATGGACGGATTCCGCAAGGTGCCGGAGAATGTGCCGAACCGGGAGATGCTGGCCGAGCATCTGCACAAGCCGCTGACCAAGGTGCCCGACCCGTTCGGCAAGTTCGAAAGCTTCGGCCACCACAACAACGCCATGCTGCGGGGCTTCCTGGACAGCTTCGGCTTCGAGTACGAGTTCCAGTCCTCCACCGACTGGTATACCTCCGGCCGCTTCGACCAGGCCCTGCTGCGGGTGCTGGAGCGCTATGACGAGATCATGGCGGTAATGCTGCCCACGCTGGGCGAGGAGCGGCAGGCCACCTACAGCCCCTTCCTGCCCGTCAGCCCCAGCACCGGCCGCGTGCTCCAGGTTCCCATCCTGGAGCGCAATGTGGACGCCGGCACCATCGTGTTCGAGGATGAGGACGGCAGGAAGGTGGAGGCGCCGGTCACCGGCGGCCACACCAAGCTGCAGTGGAAGCCGGACTGGGCCATGCGCTGGTTCGCGCTGGGCGTGGATTACGAGATGGCCGGCAAGGACCTGATCCCGTCCGTGGAGCTGGGCCACAAGATCGTGAAGATCCTGGGCGGCCGCCCGCCGGAAGGTTTCAATTACGAGCTGTTCCTGGACGAGAAGGGCCAGAAGATCAGCAAGTCCAAGGGCAACGGCCTGACCATGGAGGAATGGCTGCGCTACGCCCCGCCGGAGAGCCTGTCGCTCTACATGTTCAACAAGCCGCGGGCGGCCAAGAAGCTGTATTTCGACGTTATCCCGCGCGCCGTGGACGATTACCTGACCTTCATCTCCAAGTTCGACGCGCTGGACCCGGCGCAGAAGATGGAAACGCCGGTCTGGCACATCCACAATGGCAGCATCCCCAACGACGTGAAGGGCACGGCCGGCCTGACCTTCGGCCTGCTGCTGAACCTCGCCGGGGCCGCCAATGCGGAGAATGCGGAGGTGATGTGGGGCTTTATCCGCCGCTATGCGCCGGGCGCCTCGCCGGAAACGGCACCCTTCCTGGACCGGCTGGTGGGCTATGCCGTCACCTACTACCAGGACTTCGTGAAGCCCACGAAGCGCTTCCGCGCGCCGAGCGAGCAGGAGCGGGCGGCGTTGGAGGATCTGCGCGCCGTGCTGGCCGGCCTCAGCGCCGAAGCCGGGGCGGAGGAAATCCAGAACCAGGTGTTCGAGGTCGGCAAGCGCCACGGCTTCACCGAGCTGCGCGCCTGGTTCCAGGCCCTGTACGAGGTTCTGCTGGGCCAGACCAGCGGTCCCCGGATGGGCAGCTTCGTCCAGCTCTACGGTGTCCAGGAAACCATCGCCCTGATCGACACCGCCCTGAAGCCGGGCGGGGCGGAGGGCGGGCTGGGCTGA